CGCCGCCGGGGCCGCCGGCCCTACCCCTGCCGCTGGCGAAACCCGTGTCAGCAACACCAAGCAGCTAATCCGCTAAAAGATGTCAGCCAAACCCGCCGCCCGCCGCCTTCGCCCGCTCATTGATGGGCCAGTGCCTACCCGTCTTAAGCTCGGAGCCCTGTGGGCTTCGGTGCTGTTTTTATATAGCTACGGGGATTATTTTGAGTTGTACGCGCCCGGTAAGCTGCGCGCCATGCTGGCCAGCCAAACGGCCCTGGGGCCGGTTTCTCAAAATGCCCTGCTGGGTATGGCGGCGCTCATGGCCATTCCGAGTCTTATGGTGGGGCTCACGCTGCTGCTGCCCGCCCGCCCAAACCAGTGGGCGAACATCGTGCTGGGCATTCTCTACACCGGTATTATGCTGCTGGCAATTCAGGACAGCTGGCCCTTCTACAAATTCTTCGGCGTGCTGGAAATGGCCCTAACCCTGCTCATCAGTTGGATTGCCTGGTCTTGGCCCATGCAGCCGGTTCCGCTGGCAATAACCAGCGCCGCCAAGTAAGCTCCACCTTAACAATCATTTGCTAAGGGCGCTTTCACTAGGCAACCCACCCGCCGCTTCTTGAAACATCTGGTACTCCGCGACAGCGCCCGGCTGCGCTACGCTACTTTTTTTTACCTGTACGTGATGCAGGGCATCCCGGCGGGCTTTGCCCTCACGGCAATGTACAACTACCTGATTGGCCACGGCTTGTCGGCGGCAGCGGTGGGCTCGTTCGCGGCTATCGTGGGGCTGCCCTGGACGTTTCAGTTCGTGTGGGGACCGCTCATTGATAAATACCAGTATTCCATTATCGGCCACCGCAAGCAGTGGGTGGTGCTCACGCAGCTGGTGGCCATGCTGGCCTCGCTCTCGCTGCTGCTGGTGCACGACCCCGTGCGGCAGCTGTCGCTGCTAGGGCTGGTGTTTTTCGTGCACAGCGTGTTCGCCTCCATCCAGGATGCCAGCGTAGATGCCATTGCTATCTCGCTGGTGCCGGTGGCCGAGCGCGGGCGGGTGAATGCCTTCATGCGGGGCGGTTTTTTGCTGGGGTCGGCGGCGGGCGGGGCGGGGCTGGCCTACGTGCTGGGCCACGGTGGCTTCGGGCGGGCGGCGCTCACGCAGTCGCTGGTGCTGCTGGCCTTTACGGTGCTCACGTTCTTCGTTAAGCTGGAGCGCACTGACCGTCTGCTGCCG
The genomic region above belongs to Hymenobacter psoromatis and contains:
- a CDS encoding DUF6326 family protein produces the protein MSAKPAARRLRPLIDGPVPTRLKLGALWASVLFLYSYGDYFELYAPGKLRAMLASQTALGPVSQNALLGMAALMAIPSLMVGLTLLLPARPNQWANIVLGILYTGIMLLAIQDSWPFYKFFGVLEMALTLLISWIAWSWPMQPVPLAITSAAK